From a single Macrobrachium rosenbergii isolate ZJJX-2024 chromosome 59, ASM4041242v1, whole genome shotgun sequence genomic region:
- the LOC136837574 gene encoding uncharacterized protein has product MPKKREPEKTTGDSHKKGGKGIRKTFTQNITDKNKSISQSEDHKEGVIPSLNNTVKGDHKKDASPSLNNIVKEGHEEDASPSLNNIVKEDHKEDASPPLNNIVREDDKQHVRPSLNNTVREDHKEVVSPSLNNIVKEDYKQDVGPFLNKGDHKQDVSPSLHNIVKEGHEEDPSPSLNNIVKEGHEEDYSPSLNDIVKEDHKEGVGPSLNNIVKEYHEADASPSLNNTVREDCKEVVSPSLNNAPLFTDVKIRPTNIPVLPEQLPLTSPRP; this is encoded by the exons ATGCCGAAGAAACGAGAGCCTGAGAAAACGACCGGAGACTCCCACAAGAAGGGAG GGAAAGGGATAAGGAAAACGTTCACCCAAAATATAACGGACAAGAATAAAAGCATCAGTCAGTCAGAAGACCACAAAGAAGGCGTCATTCCATCATTAAATAATACTGTGAAAGGAGACCACAAAAAAGATGCCAGTCCATCCTTGAATAACATTGTGAAAGAAGGCCACGAAGAAGATGCCAGTCCATCATTAAATAATATTGTGAAAGAAGACCACAAAGAAGATGCCAGTCCACCACTCAATAATATTGTGAGAGAAGACGACAAACAACACGTCCGTCCATCATTAAATAACACTGTGAGAGAGGACCACAAGGAAGTCGTCAGTCCATCATTAAATAATATTGTGAAAGAAGACTACAAGCAAGATGTCGGTCCATTCTTGAACAAAGGAGACCACAAACAAGACGTCAGTCCATCCTTGCACAATATTGTGAAAGAAGGCCACGAAGAAGATCCCAGTCCATCCTTGAACAATATTGTGAAAGAAGGCCACGAAGAAGATTACAGTCCATCCTTGAATGATATTGTGAAAGAAGACCACAAAGAAGGTGTCGGTCCATCATTAAATAATATTGTGAAAGAATACCACGAAGCAGACGCCAGTCCATCATTAAATAATACAGTGAGAGAAGACTGCAAAGAAGTCGTCAGTCCATCATTGAACAATGCTCCATTATTTACCGACGTCAAAATTAGGCCAACAAATATTCCTGTACTTCCAGAACAACTACCGCTGACCTCACCGCGACCTTAA